The Nonlabens spongiae genome contains a region encoding:
- the sufC gene encoding Fe-S cluster assembly ATPase SufC has translation MLRIKNLHASIEDKDILKGINLEVNPGEVHAIMGPNGSGKSTLASVIAGREDYEMTQGEIVLEGEDISEMDPDERAHKGVFLSFQYPVEIPGVSVTNFMKTAINETRKAQGKEEMTAKDMLKLIREKSEMLEIDRKFLSRSLNEGFSGGEKKRNEIFQMAMLEPKLSILDETDSGLDIDALRIVANGVNKLRSEDNATIVITHYQRLLDYIVPDYVHVLYNGKIVKSGGKELALELEKRGYDWIKEEAATV, from the coding sequence ATGTTAAGGATAAAGAATCTACACGCCTCTATCGAGGACAAGGATATTTTAAAAGGTATCAATCTTGAAGTCAACCCGGGTGAGGTTCACGCGATCATGGGACCTAATGGCTCAGGAAAATCCACTCTTGCGAGTGTGATCGCAGGTCGCGAGGATTATGAAATGACACAAGGAGAGATTGTACTTGAAGGTGAGGACATCAGCGAGATGGATCCCGATGAACGTGCCCACAAAGGTGTTTTCCTTTCATTTCAATACCCGGTAGAGATTCCTGGGGTGAGCGTGACTAACTTCATGAAAACTGCCATCAATGAGACCCGCAAGGCTCAAGGCAAGGAAGAAATGACCGCAAAGGATATGCTCAAGTTGATACGCGAGAAATCTGAGATGCTTGAGATAGACCGTAAATTCTTATCACGTTCACTTAATGAGGGATTCTCTGGCGGTGAAAAGAAGCGTAACGAGATCTTTCAGATGGCCATGCTGGAACCTAAGCTTTCTATTCTGGATGAAACAGACTCAGGTCTGGATATAGACGCATTGCGTATCGTTGCAAATGGTGTTAACAAGCTTCGTAGTGAGGATAATGCGACGATTGTGATCACGCATTACCAGAGACTTTTGGACTACATTGTTCCTGATTACGTACACGTTCTCTACAATGGGAAGATCGTTAAATCTGGCGGCAAGGAGCTAGCTCTTGAGTTGGAAAAACGTGGATACGACTGGATCAAGGAAGAGGCTGCGACAGTTTAG
- a CDS encoding porin family protein, translated as MKKLLLTAVIALCGLGLTNAQEIDFGVQAGVNFATFNGDDIEDADGRTGINVGVTGEYMFNDSFALFSGVIYSMQGLQAEENGFEEKIKLDYLNVPILGKFYLGGSGFSIDAGPQVGFLINDEYTLEGNGEEVSEETDAESIDLSVGGGLSYKFLEGTTLEGLSVGARYMQGLSGIGEDVDIFNSVLSINLGYRF; from the coding sequence ATGAAAAAACTATTACTTACAGCAGTTATCGCGCTTTGTGGACTAGGTCTAACTAATGCGCAAGAAATTGATTTTGGAGTTCAAGCAGGTGTGAACTTTGCAACTTTTAACGGAGATGATATTGAAGATGCAGATGGTAGAACAGGAATCAACGTTGGTGTTACTGGAGAGTACATGTTCAACGATTCTTTTGCTTTATTTTCTGGTGTTATCTACTCCATGCAAGGATTACAGGCTGAAGAAAATGGGTTTGAGGAAAAAATTAAGTTGGACTATTTAAATGTTCCTATTTTAGGAAAATTCTATCTTGGAGGATCTGGTTTCTCTATTGATGCTGGTCCACAAGTGGGCTTCTTAATCAATGATGAATATACTCTTGAAGGCAACGGTGAGGAAGTTTCTGAAGAGACTGATGCTGAAAGTATAGATTTAAGCGTTGGTGGTGGTCTTTCTTACAAATTTTTGGAAGGCACTACTCTAGAAGGCCTTTCTGTAGGAGCGAGATACATGCAAGGACTATCCGGAATAGGTGAAGATGTAGACATATTTAACTCTGTTTTGTCGATCAACCTCGGATATAGATTTTAA
- the sufB gene encoding Fe-S cluster assembly protein SufB, giving the protein MSKYTEEELQKELETKEYEYGFYTDIESDTIPVGLSEDVIRAISAKKDEPEWMLEWRLESYRHFVSMHEPEWANVHYEKPDLQSISYYSAPNKKPKYDSLDEVDPELLETFNKLGISLDEQKKLAGVAVDIVMDSVSVATTFKETLAEKGIIFCPISEAIQKHQELVKKYLGTVIPQRDNYYAALNSAVFSDGSFCYIPKGVRCPMELSTYFRINQAGTGQFERTLVIADEGSYVSYLEGCTAPMRDENQLHAACVELIALDGAEIKYSTVQNWYPGNKEGKGGVYNFVTKRGLCEKDAKISWTQVETGSAVTWKYPSCVLKGDNSVGEFYSIAVTNNFQQADTGTKMVHLGKNTKSTIISKGISAGKSQNSYRGLVQIQPRAKNARNFSQCDSLLMGNECGAHTFPYIETKNNSAKVEHEATTSKIGEDQIFYCNQRGIDTEKAIALIVNGFSKEVLNKLPMEFAVEAQKLLEISLEGSVG; this is encoded by the coding sequence ATGTCAAAATATACAGAAGAAGAATTACAGAAAGAACTGGAGACTAAAGAATATGAGTATGGTTTCTATACTGATATCGAGTCAGACACGATCCCAGTGGGGTTGAGCGAAGACGTCATCAGGGCAATATCTGCAAAAAAAGATGAGCCAGAGTGGATGCTGGAATGGCGACTTGAATCCTACAGGCACTTTGTTTCCATGCACGAGCCAGAATGGGCAAACGTGCATTATGAAAAGCCAGATCTTCAGTCCATATCTTACTATTCTGCTCCAAATAAAAAACCGAAATACGACAGTCTAGATGAAGTTGATCCAGAATTATTGGAAACCTTTAACAAGCTGGGTATCTCACTAGACGAGCAAAAGAAACTTGCCGGAGTAGCTGTTGATATCGTGATGGATTCTGTTTCTGTAGCGACAACATTTAAGGAAACGCTCGCTGAGAAGGGGATCATCTTTTGCCCCATTTCTGAAGCCATTCAAAAGCATCAAGAGCTGGTTAAGAAATATCTGGGAACGGTAATTCCACAACGGGATAATTATTATGCAGCGTTGAACAGTGCCGTTTTTTCAGACGGTTCTTTTTGCTATATTCCAAAAGGTGTGCGTTGCCCTATGGAACTAAGCACCTACTTCAGAATCAATCAAGCCGGTACCGGACAGTTTGAACGTACCCTAGTCATTGCAGATGAAGGTAGTTATGTGAGTTACCTTGAAGGTTGTACGGCACCCATGAGAGATGAAAATCAGCTGCACGCAGCTTGTGTGGAACTGATTGCTCTAGATGGTGCCGAGATTAAGTATTCAACGGTACAGAACTGGTATCCTGGAAACAAAGAAGGTAAAGGAGGCGTCTACAACTTTGTAACAAAAAGAGGACTTTGCGAGAAAGATGCAAAAATCTCTTGGACCCAAGTAGAAACCGGTAGTGCGGTAACATGGAAATACCCCAGTTGTGTGCTCAAGGGAGATAATTCAGTAGGTGAGTTTTATTCTATCGCTGTAACTAACAACTTTCAGCAGGCTGATACGGGAACTAAAATGGTGCACTTAGGTAAAAACACTAAGTCTACTATTATTTCTAAAGGTATAAGTGCTGGAAAGTCTCAAAACAGTTATCGTGGGCTGGTTCAAATACAACCTCGTGCTAAAAATGCACGTAATTTTTCACAGTGCGATAGTTTATTGATGGGTAACGAGTGTGGGGCGCATACGTTCCCGTACATTGAAACAAAGAACAACAGCGCCAAAGTCGAGCATGAGGCCACTACCAGTAAGATTGGTGAAGACCAGATATTTTACTGTAATCAACGTGGGATCGATACGGAGAAGGCCATTGCATTGATCGTAAATGGTTTTTCAAAGGAAGTCTTGAATAAGCTACCTATGGAATTTGCAGTGGAGGCCCAAAAGCTTCTTGAAATCAGCCTAGAGGGATCAGTAGGATAA
- the sufD gene encoding Fe-S cluster assembly protein SufD has translation MSFKENVLSSFMALENQVDTESYVHGIRNRALGEFEKKGLPQKKDEAYKYTSLKSLFNKEYTMFPKHESSLEYSDIQKYLVHNIDTYRVVFIDGVYSSYLSQTTHDKYDVCLMSSALTNPKYAEVIEKYYDKIAGKDGVASLNTAFAKEGAYIKIGDDISVRKPIEVVYFTTGKENNLIVQPRNLVVVGRNSQVQIVERHQSLTSNAVFTNSVTEIFADRDAVVDYYKIQNDKLEASLIDHTSAEQQHGSEVRLHTFSFGGALTRNNLNFYQKGQHCNSLLNGVTIIEGKQHVDHSTLVHHTAENCTSYQEYKQIFDDKSVGVFNGKVLVDKVAQKINAFQQNNNVLISDKATINAKPQLEIFADDVSCSHGCTIGQLDEDALFYMQSRGIPLKEARALLMFAFANSVLESVRIPEIKTKVTKLIAKKLGVDIGFDL, from the coding sequence ATGAGTTTCAAAGAAAACGTTCTTTCCTCTTTTATGGCGCTTGAAAATCAAGTGGATACGGAAAGTTATGTACACGGTATAAGAAATAGAGCTCTGGGGGAGTTTGAGAAAAAAGGCCTTCCACAGAAGAAGGACGAAGCTTATAAATACACCTCACTGAAATCACTCTTCAATAAAGAGTACACCATGTTCCCCAAACATGAGAGCTCTCTAGAATATTCAGACATACAGAAGTATCTAGTTCATAACATTGATACCTACCGGGTGGTATTTATCGATGGAGTTTACAGCTCTTACCTTTCTCAAACTACGCACGATAAATATGATGTTTGCTTGATGTCCAGCGCATTGACAAATCCTAAGTATGCGGAGGTCATAGAAAAATATTACGACAAGATTGCTGGTAAAGATGGGGTAGCCTCCCTTAATACGGCTTTTGCTAAAGAAGGAGCTTATATCAAAATAGGCGATGACATTTCGGTACGCAAGCCTATTGAAGTGGTTTATTTCACAACTGGTAAAGAGAACAATCTCATTGTCCAGCCGCGTAATCTAGTGGTTGTGGGTAGAAATTCTCAAGTACAGATTGTTGAACGCCACCAGAGCTTAACGAGCAATGCTGTATTTACCAACTCTGTAACTGAGATTTTTGCTGATCGAGATGCCGTAGTTGATTATTACAAAATCCAGAACGACAAGCTGGAAGCTTCCTTAATAGATCATACAAGCGCTGAGCAACAACATGGAAGTGAAGTTAGGCTTCACACCTTTTCATTTGGTGGTGCGCTTACGCGAAATAACCTCAACTTCTATCAAAAAGGGCAGCATTGCAACTCTCTTTTAAATGGTGTTACTATTATTGAAGGCAAGCAGCATGTGGATCACAGTACACTTGTTCACCACACTGCAGAAAACTGCACAAGCTATCAAGAGTACAAGCAAATCTTTGATGATAAATCTGTAGGTGTATTTAATGGAAAGGTGCTTGTAGATAAAGTTGCCCAAAAAATTAATGCCTTCCAGCAAAATAATAACGTTTTAATAAGTGATAAAGCAACCATCAACGCAAAGCCGCAATTAGAAATTTTTGCTGATGATGTAAGCTGCTCGCATGGTTGTACTATAGGACAACTGGACGAGGACGCTTTATTCTACATGCAATCTCGTGGCATACCGCTTAAAGAGGCCAGAGCTTTACTCATGTTTGCATTTGCAAATAGCGTTTTGGAAAGCGTGAGAATTCCCGAAATCAAAACTAAGGTGACAAAATTGATCGCTAAGAAGTTGGGAGTGGACATTGGGTTTGACTTATAA
- a CDS encoding glycosyltransferase family 9 protein yields the protein MPVVPRRILVSRLSAMGDVAMVVPVLLALNKSYPSIEVFLLTQKRFFALFRDLEQVNLIEADLKGRHKGLPGLVRLSREINALEIETFLDLHNVLRTKVVRGLTKKARIFTIDKGRSEKKRLVKDPNFFQPLAHTTERYLQVFHKAGFQFQLEKNAFLSRRDLSQKIKEVLGEKSTKWIGFAPFAAHKTKALTVKRARKITQRIASEFDVKIILIGGGKQEERKLDLVAATTSQVFNMAGKFTFEEELDVISNLDAMIAMDSGNGHLAALFNVPTITLWGNTHPYAGFAPYAQPDENQICADREKFPLLPTSVFGNEKVKGYLKVTNSIKISRVVKRLREVL from the coding sequence ATGCCAGTTGTTCCTAGAAGGATTTTAGTCTCCCGTCTTAGCGCAATGGGAGATGTAGCCATGGTGGTGCCTGTGCTTCTGGCACTGAATAAATCGTATCCATCAATTGAGGTTTTTCTACTGACACAAAAGCGATTTTTTGCGCTTTTTAGAGATTTGGAACAGGTAAATCTCATAGAAGCAGATTTAAAGGGACGTCATAAGGGCTTGCCTGGATTAGTAAGATTATCTCGAGAGATCAATGCGCTGGAAATAGAAACTTTTCTAGATCTGCATAATGTTTTGCGAACTAAGGTTGTGCGAGGTCTAACCAAAAAAGCAAGAATATTTACCATCGATAAGGGCCGTTCAGAGAAAAAAAGACTTGTCAAAGACCCCAATTTTTTCCAACCTTTAGCCCATACAACAGAACGTTACCTGCAGGTATTCCATAAAGCTGGATTTCAATTTCAGCTAGAGAAAAATGCATTTTTATCTAGACGGGATCTATCTCAAAAAATAAAGGAAGTCCTGGGAGAGAAGTCGACTAAATGGATCGGTTTTGCTCCATTTGCAGCGCATAAAACAAAGGCTCTAACAGTCAAGCGCGCTCGTAAAATTACACAACGTATTGCCAGTGAATTTGATGTGAAGATCATTTTGATAGGTGGCGGAAAACAAGAAGAGAGAAAACTAGACCTTGTTGCGGCTACCACTTCTCAGGTCTTTAACATGGCTGGGAAATTTACCTTTGAAGAAGAGCTGGATGTTATTTCTAATCTCGACGCCATGATTGCCATGGATAGCGGGAACGGCCATCTTGCTGCACTATTTAATGTACCTACGATAACGTTATGGGGAAATACACATCCCTACGCAGGTTTTGCTCCTTATGCTCAACCTGATGAGAATCAAATTTGTGCAGACAGAGAAAAGTTTCCTTTACTGCCGACTTCTGTTTTTGGGAACGAGAAAGTCAAAGGCTATTTGAAAGTGACCAATTCGATTAAAATATCACGAGTTGTAAAGCGGTTGAGGGAAGTACTTTAA